One Aciduliprofundum boonei T469 genomic region harbors:
- a CDS encoding asparagine synthase C-terminal domain-containing protein — protein MDDRARVLAELLKDAVECRDAALAFSGGLDSGVLAYLMKDCPVKLYTVGIEGSKDVKNAEEAANTLGLELQIIDINEYDILEGILFLKRIEPSISALEVSFELPLYFVCSYADERDVYTGQGSDELFGGYAKYLENPELMSEDLNKLMAKTKPRETKIATLLGKELHTPYLDKRIIEFARNIPKELKIKNGVRKYVLREAARYLGVPKEIVEREKKAAQYGSGIWKIMKKMAKERDLSVEEFVKSL, from the coding sequence ATGGATGACCGAGCAAGAGTACTTGCTGAACTATTAAAGGATGCAGTTGAGTGCAGGGATGCAGCATTAGCATTCTCGGGAGGATTGGATAGTGGAGTACTCGCATACCTTATGAAAGATTGCCCTGTAAAGCTCTATACTGTAGGTATTGAGGGAAGCAAAGATGTAAAAAATGCAGAAGAAGCGGCTAATACTTTAGGGCTCGAACTTCAAATCATAGATATTAACGAGTACGATATTCTTGAAGGAATACTGTTTTTAAAAAGAATCGAACCATCTATAAGTGCATTAGAAGTGTCTTTTGAACTTCCACTGTATTTCGTCTGCTCATACGCAGATGAGAGGGATGTTTACACCGGCCAGGGAAGCGATGAGCTCTTCGGCGGGTATGCAAAATATTTGGAAAATCCAGAACTGATGAGCGAGGATTTAAACAAGCTTATGGCAAAAACAAAGCCAAGAGAGACAAAAATCGCAACCCTGCTTGGAAAAGAGCTACATACCCCTTATTTAGACAAAAGAATAATTGAATTTGCAAGGAATATACCCAAGGAGCTAAAGATAAAAAATGGAGTTAGAAAATATGTGTTGAGAGAAGCAGCAAGGTATCTGGGTGTGCCAAAGGAAATTGTAGAGAGGGAAAAGAAGGCGGCACAGTACGGAAGTGGGATTTGGAAAATTATGAAAAAGATGGCAAAAGAGAGAGATTTAAGCGTGGAAGAATTTGTAAAGAGCCTATAA